In Desulfosudis oleivorans Hxd3, the DNA window TGGCGGCAATCCGGCCGCACACCGCGTCGATGTCCAGCGAAAGATCCTGCTTGAGGCTTAAAGCCGCTTTTGCGTTCATCCTTTTCCCCTGCTACCGCCAAACGGCGAAAAACGGGCGATTCGCCCGGATATGTCATGAAATATTCGGTCAGCCGTTTGTCCGCTCAAACTCCTTCATGAAATCCACCAGGGCCTGAATCCCCTCCATGGACATGGCGTTGTAGATGGAGGCCCGGCATCCGCCCACGGACCGGTGGCCTTTCAGCCCGCCCAGATCGTTTTTCGTGGCCTCTTCCACAAACCGTTTTTCCAGGTCTTCGGAAGGCAGGCGGAAGGTGACGTTCATCAGGGACCGGCTGTCGGCATCGGCCGTGCCGTTGTAAAAGCTGCTGGCGTCAAACAGGTCATAGAGCAGGGCCGCCTTTTCCCGGTTGACGGCATCCATCTTTTCCAGCCCGCCGATGGTCTCTTCCAGCCACTTGAGCACCAGGTCAATGGCGTAGATGGTAAAGCAGGGCGGGGTGTTGTACAGGGAATTGGAATCGGCATAGGTTTTGTAGGCCAGCATGGAGGGCAGGCCGGTGTTGGCTTTTTCCAGAAGGTCGTTTTTCACAATGACCATGCAGACGCCGGCGGGACCGATGTTTTTCTGTGCCCCGGCATAGATCAGGCCGAATTTGCTCATGTCAAGGGGCCGGCTCAGAATATCGGAAGACATGTCGCTGACAATGGGCACGCCCTTTGTGTCGGGAAAATCGGCCCACTGGGTGCCCTTGATGGTGTTGTTGGAGGTGATGTGCACATAGGCGGCATTCGGATCAAGAGAGAGTTCCTTTGGAATATAGGCAAAGTTCCGGTCTTCGGACGAGGCCGCCACGTTAACGGTTTTGCCGAGGATTTTTGTCTCCTTGATGGCCTTGGTGGACCAGGTGCCGGTGTTCACGTAGTCGGCGGACTTACCGTCGGGAAGCAGGTTCATGGGCACCATGGCAAACTGCATGCTGGCGCCGCCCTGAACAAACAGCACCTTAAAGTCGTCGCCGATGCCCAGCAGTCGTTTCACGCGGGTCACGGCGTCGTTGATGATGGCGTCAAAGGGTTTGGACCGGTGGCTGACCTCGGTGATGGACATACCGGTGCCGGCAAAGTCAAGAAAAGTGGCCTGTATCTCTTCCAGTACACTCAAGGGGAGGGCGGCCGGTCCGGGGTTGAAATTGTAAATACGTTTCGACATGTTGCAAACCTCCGTTTACACAAACTGTTTTTCTGGTATAATCCGATAAAAAAGATGACTTAACCCGATTTACCAAAAGATGTCAATGGTAATTTGATCCCATCCATTTGAGAACAGGAAAGATTATGAAAATTTATACCTCTGGAACGCCGGAAGCGGACCGGCGGCTGGACCGCATCATCAACCGGGGACTGGATTATACACCGGAACAGCTTCACCAGGTGGCGGCCATTGTCGCGGATGTGAAAAAAAACGGGGACAAGGCCCTGGAGCGCTATACCCGGCAATTTGACGCCCCGAAACTGGCGGCTTCCGGGTTCCGGGTCACAGCAGCGGAAATGGCCGGTGCCGCAAAGGAAGTGGACCGTTCCTTTGTTAAGGCCATCAACCGGGCCATTGGCCAGGTGAGCGAATTTCACGCCATGGGCCTGGAAAAGACCTGGACCGCCGAGCCGCGGCCGGGGGTGGTGGTGGGAAAAAAGGTCACACCGGTAGACTCGGCCGGCATCTACGTGCCCGGCGCCACCGGGGGCCGGACGCCCCTGGTCTCCACCGTTCTTATGGGCGCCATTCCCGCAAAAACCGCCGGGGTGCGGCGCATCGTGATGGTGACCCCGCCCCGGCAGGACGGCACGGTCAACCCTCATCTGCTGGTGGCGGCAAAAAAGGTCGGGGTTCATGAAATCTACAAGGTGGGCAGCGCCTGGGCCATCGCGGCCCTGGCCCATGGCACCAAAACCATAGCCCGGGTGGACATGATCGCCGGGCCGGGCAACATTTACGTGGCCCTGGCAAAAAAAATCGTGGCCGGTACCGTGGGCATCGACATGATGGCCGGGCCCAGTGAGATCCTGGTGGTGGCCGACGGTAGCGCCGACCCCCGATATATCGCCGCGGACCTGCTTTCCCAGGCCGAGCATGACGCCCTGTCCGCCGCGGTCCTGGTGACCACCTCCATGAAGGTGGCCCGGGCCGTTTCCGACGAGGTCAAACGCCAGACAACCGGTATCAGCCGGTGGCAGATCGCCCGGAAGGCCCTTGCCGCTTACGGGGCCGTGTTTGTGGTGAAAAGCAAAAAAGAGG includes these proteins:
- the hisD gene encoding histidinol dehydrogenase; the protein is MKIYTSGTPEADRRLDRIINRGLDYTPEQLHQVAAIVADVKKNGDKALERYTRQFDAPKLAASGFRVTAAEMAGAAKEVDRSFVKAINRAIGQVSEFHAMGLEKTWTAEPRPGVVVGKKVTPVDSAGIYVPGATGGRTPLVSTVLMGAIPAKTAGVRRIVMVTPPRQDGTVNPHLLVAAKKVGVHEIYKVGSAWAIAALAHGTKTIARVDMIAGPGNIYVALAKKIVAGTVGIDMMAGPSEILVVADGSADPRYIAADLLSQAEHDALSAAVLVTTSMKVARAVSDEVKRQTTGISRWQIARKALAAYGAVFVVKSKKEAFALVNRFAPEHLELHTKNPEKDLDQIRNAGAVFLGPYTPEPIGDYVAGPNHTLPTSGCARFASALSTAHFLKRTSIVSYSKAAFLSEAADVMRIAAVEGLDAHANAVGVRLEEE
- the serC gene encoding 3-phosphoserine/phosphohydroxythreonine transaminase; its protein translation is MSKRIYNFNPGPAALPLSVLEEIQATFLDFAGTGMSITEVSHRSKPFDAIINDAVTRVKRLLGIGDDFKVLFVQGGASMQFAMVPMNLLPDGKSADYVNTGTWSTKAIKETKILGKTVNVAASSEDRNFAYIPKELSLDPNAAYVHITSNNTIKGTQWADFPDTKGVPIVSDMSSDILSRPLDMSKFGLIYAGAQKNIGPAGVCMVIVKNDLLEKANTGLPSMLAYKTYADSNSLYNTPPCFTIYAIDLVLKWLEETIGGLEKMDAVNREKAALLYDLFDASSFYNGTADADSRSLMNVTFRLPSEDLEKRFVEEATKNDLGGLKGHRSVGGCRASIYNAMSMEGIQALVDFMKEFERTNG